From the genome of Lutzomyia longipalpis isolate SR_M1_2022 chromosome 2, ASM2433408v1, one region includes:
- the LOC129789395 gene encoding reticulon-4-interacting protein 1, mitochondrial has translation MNCIIASLRRLTVRGKPKLLQCNPKRTIFMRALSQSVVTANTEMKTSKNDFPHKMKMRGWHIHSYGDLDELTYSDNIRIPQIKHATEVLIRIKAVSVNPIDVAIIGGYGATLLNVMRMTDIEFPLIVGRDFVGEIIYRGIGVPKNLKLGDTVWGVIAPHSSGCHCEYVVQDSSLITHKPHSLSNIEASGILYCGLTAWSGLFLSGNLGNECRTLRQQQYPNEKRVLILGASGGVGTMAVQIAKNEKATVFATAASDATEMLSHLGADCVIDYKNENFLKEIHSNGPYDIILDCAGYGPKFVSKIECDFGSYVTFSSPLLRNIDTYGFVSGNIQNAMSLIEDNSLTISKKGRGFVKWGYFVAMQRGIEYLKKMADQGKLKCVIDSVYGFDNAMEAYQKVKDGHLRGKIIMDLS, from the exons ATGAATTGCATTATTGCATCTCTAAGGAGACTCACAGTACGTGGGAAACCAAAATTACTGCAATGTAATCCAAAACGGACAATTTTTATGCGAGCCCTTTCACAAAGTGTGGTTACGGCGAATACTGAAATGAAAACaagtaaaaatgattttcctcataaaatgaaaatgcgtGGGTGGCATATTCATTCGTACGGAGATTTGGACGAATTAACCTACAGCGACAACATCAGAATACCGCAAATTAAGCATGCAACGGAAGTTTTGATTCGCATCAAAGCTGTTTCCGtgaatccaattgatgttgcCATTATTG GTGGATATGGAGCAACTCTCCTTAACGTCATGCGTATGACTGATATAGAATTTCCTCTAATCGTCGGGAGGGACTTTGTCGGTGAGATCATATACCGGGGAATTGGTGTTCCGAAAAATCTTAAACTCGGCGATACGGTTTGGGGTGTTATCGCACCTCATAGTTCAGGATGTCACTGCGAGTATGTTGTACAAGATTCATCATTG ATAACACATAAGCCGCATTCGCTTAGCAATATTGAAGCAAGTGGAATTCTATATTGTGGCCTAACAGCATGGTCTGGCTTGTTTCTGTCTGGAAATCTCGGGAATGAATGCCGTACCCTGCGGCAGCAGCAATATCCCAATGAGAAGCGTGTTCTTATCTTGGGTGCTTCTGGTGGTGTGGGAACCATGGCTgtacaaattgcaaaaaatgagAAAGCCACGGTTTTTGCAACTGCTGCCAGTGATGCCACCGAAATGCTATCACATTTGGGTGCTGATTGTGTGATTGACtacaaaaatgagaatttcctCAAAGAGATTCACAGCAACGGACCCTATGACATAATTCTCGACTGTGCCGGATACGGCCCGAAATTTGTCTCCAAGATTGAGTGTGACTTTGGAAGTTATGTAACATTCAGTTCACCACTTCTGAGGAACATTGACACATATGGATTTGTTAGTGGTAACATCCAGAATGCCATGTCATTGATTGAGGATAACAGCCTTACCATATCCAAAAAGGGACGTGGATTTGTTAAATGGGGATATTTTGTTGCAATGCAAAGAGGAATTGagtatttgaagaaaatggcTGATCAAGGAAAG CTCAAATGTGTTATTGATTCAGTATATGGATTTGATAATGCAATGGAAGCTTATCAGAAGGTTAAAGATGGTCActtaagaggaaaaattattatggaCTTATCTTAA
- the LOC129789435 gene encoding targeting protein for Xklp2-like, translating to MPFDWDNIDCASPDLENSAYFFSVQHIEHEKDYENNIFVNKENAENVAKKPAKEANVDKNKKSLQIQENVKNQKIPLKTRINLQHVAPKNFSKVGKKLENCKAQEKNVVLKKEVKLAPRINVARNVRQVKNLPEQENKKTQKSFEFRAKPAPNFKLLHEKQKKIQKKQPPITVPQTPIVLRKSQVQNPKKRQIPEREKTKDFRNPMKVGRNVKVVAKEPFRPIKESKTTQVVPFNLQTTRRQEERRRFDDLSRQMRDLKIQKEMVEKKKQEDHLRRELRKKTEFRARPNPFK from the exons atgccTTTTGATTGGGATAACATTGATTGTGCTTCTCCAGACTTGGAGAATTCTGCATATTTCTTCT CTGTTCAACATATTGAACATGAGAAAGATTATGAAAACAACATTTTCGTGAACAAAGAAAATGCCGAGAACGTAGCAAAGAAACCTGCAAAAGAAGCGAATGTGGATAAAAATAAGAAGTCTCTGCAAATCCAGGAGAATgtgaaaaatcagaaaattccCTTGAAGACGCGAATAAATCTCCAACATGTTGctccaaaaaatttttccaaagttggaaaaaaattggaaaattgcaaagcgcaagagaaaaatgttgtgctcaaaaaagaagtaaagttAGCTCCTCGCATCAATGTAGCGCGGAATGTACGACAGGTGAAAAATCTTCCTGAgcaggaaaataaaaagactCAAAAGTCCTTTGAGTTTCGTGCAAAACCCGCTCCTAATTTCAAACTTCTGCATGAGaagcagaagaaaattcagaaaaaacaGCCACCAATTACAGTTCCCCAAACTCCAATAGTCCTGAGAAAATCTCAGGTTCAAAATCCCAAAAAGAGACAAATtcctgaaagagaaaaaaccaAGGACTTCCGTAATCCCATGAAAGTTGGTAGGAATGTCAAGGTTGTGGCAAAAGAGCCATTCCGACCAATAAAGGAATCCAAGACAACCCAGGTTGTTCCTTTCAACCTCCAAACTACTCGACGTCAGGAGGAGCGTCGTCGGTTTGATGATCTTTCACGTCAGATGAGGGATCTCAAAATTCAGAAG GAAATggttgaaaagaagaaacaagAAGATCATCTGAGGAGGGAATTGCGCAAGAAAACTGAATTCAGGGCACGTCCAAACCCTTTCAAATga
- the LOC129789320 gene encoding DNA ligase 1 — translation MAQKSITDFFKKATNEKENDSKIDQSEKSPDVKLGSKTKKRPRVLSSSSEDEPTSQQNKKQSPKKKKDSPQEKKDSPVKKKDDPKKTKESPQKKVTPVKTSPKAVKETSSPKNDNKEGKTESTAEKKVFSMFQKQQKDANGNESEKASIGNDYDPGKKKYHPINDAIWKKNEKVPYLALARTFQLIEETSGRLKMIDILSNFYRSVIVLSPDDLLPSIFLCLNQLAPAHEGLELGIAETTLMKAIAQSTGRSMAQLKSDIQSIGDIGVVAEKSRSNQRMMFTPAPLNIVGVFHKLKEIANMSGNQAMAKKVDKIQSMFVACRHSEARFLIRSLAGKLRIGLAEQSVLQALAQACADTPPNQEYPPKILSNQQKMSEASFKSKVDENALIVKTAYCECPDYGQIVPVLLRDGVSALPEKCKMLPGTPVKPMLAQPTKDIHDVFQRFDNIEFTCEWKYDGERAQIHISENGTVSIFSRNQENNTTKYPDIIARIDSVKGDNVKSCILDCEAVAWDVEKKQIMPFQVLSTRKRKDATEDEIKIQVCVFMFDLLFFNGKPLVKEPFFERRRLLRENFQQIDGTWKFATSLDTNDINDLQNFLEESVKGNCEGLMVKSLKQDATYEIAKRSRNWLKLKKDYLSGVGDSLDLVVIGGYRGKGKRTGTYGGFLLACYDPENEEYQSICKIGTGFSDEALQQHADYFKDHIIPTPRSYYRFDSSHEPDEWFDTVQVWEVKCADLSLSPVHKAALGLVDPSKGISLRFPRYIRIRDDKKVEDATSAQQVVDMYSNQDQIKNQKASRVGGEDEFY, via the exons ATGGCTCAAAAATCTATAAC ggaCTTCTtcaaaaaagcaacaaatgAAAAGGAGAATGATTCTAAAATTGACCAAAG TGAAAAGTCTCCAGATGTAAAATTAGGAAGTAAGACCAAGAAGCGTCCCAGGGTTCTATCTTCTAGCAGTGAGGATGAACCTACTTCTCAGCAAAACAAGAAGCAAAGCcctaagaagaaaaaagatagTCCTCAAGAGAAGAAAGATAGTCCTGTGAAGAAAAAGGATGATCCAAAGAAGACTAAGGAGAGTCCCCAGAAGAAAGTTACTCCTGTAAAAACCTCTCCAAAGGCCGTGAAAGAGACTTCTAGCCCCAAAAATGACAACAAAGAAGGAAAGACCGAGAGTACCGCAGAAAAGAAAGTGTTTTCAATGTTCCAGAAACAACAAAAGGATGCTAATGGCAATGAATCTGAAAAGGCTTCAATTGGAAATGACTACGATCCGGGAAAGAAGAAGTATCACCCAATCAACGATgcaatttggaagaaaaatgaaaaagtgcCTTATTTGGCTCTAGCTAGAACCTTTCAGCTAATTGAAGAGACGTCTGGACGTCTAAAAATGATTGATATTCTGAGCAATTTCTATCGTTCAGTAATTGTTTTGAGTCCGGATGATCTTCTACCGAGCATTTTTCTCTGCTTGAATCAGCTTGCACCGGCACACGAAGGCCTGGAGTTGGGAATTGCCGAAACGACTCTTATGAAAGCAATTGCCCAAAGTACCGGGAGGAGTATGGCGCAGCTTAAGAGCGATATTCAGAGTATTGGAGATATTGGTGTTGTTGCTGAAAAATCCCGAAGCAATCAGCGGATGATGTTTACACCAGCCCCACTAAATATTGTTGGTGTCTTCCATAAGCTCAAGGAAATTGCAAATATGTCCGGAAATCAGGCCATGGCAAAGAAAGTGGACAAGATTCAATCTATGTTTGTTGCTTGTAGACACTCTGAAGCGAGATTCCTGATTCGTTCCCTTGCGGGAAAACTCAGAATTGGCCTGGCTGAGCAATCAGTCCTACAGGCTCTTGCGCAGGCATGTGCAGATACACCACCAAATCAAGAGTATCCCCCAAAGATCCTGAGTAATCAGCAGAAAATGAGTGAAGCATCGTTCAAAAGCAAAGTTGACGAAAATGCGCTCATCGTTAAGACAGCCTACTGCGAATGTCCAGATTATGGGCAAATAGTACCCGTTTTGCTCAGGGATGGGGTTTCAGCTCTTCCCGAAAAGTGTAAAATGCTTCCTGGAACTCCAGTTAAGCCAATGCTGGCACAACCAACAAAAGATATTCATGATGTATTCCAGCGATTTGATAATATTGAATTCACTTGCGAATGGAAGTATGACGGTGAGAGAGCTCAAATTCACATCTCTGAGAATGGAACTGTGAGTATCTTCAGTCGCAATCAGGAAAATAATACCACAAAATATCCAGATATTATTGCGAGAATTGACTCCGTGAAAGGAGATAACGTAAAATCTTGCATTCTGGATTGTGAAGCTGTTGCATGGGATGTGGAAAAGAAGCAAATTATGCCATTCCAG GTATTGAGTACGAGAAAGCGAAAGGATGCTACGGaggatgaaataaaaattcaggtGTGTGTCTTCATGTTCGATTTGCtgtttttcaatggaaaaccTCTTGTGAAGGAACCCTTCTTCGAGAGACGCCGTCTCTTGAGAGAAAACTTCCAACAAATTGATGGCACATGGAAATTCGCCACGAGCTTGGACACGAACGACATAAATGATCTACAAAATTTTCTGGAAGAGTCCGTAAAGGGAAATTGTGAAGGATTAATGGTGAAGTCACTCAAGCAGGATGCTACGTATGAGATTGCCAAACGTTCGCGGAATTGGTTGAAACTCAAAAAGGACTACCTCTCCGGTGTGGGTGATTCTCTGGATCTCGTTGTTATTGGTGGATACAGGGGCAAAGGTAAAAGGACAGGGACTTATGGTGGCTTCCTCTTGGCGTGCTACGATCCAGAGAATGAAGAGTACCAGAGTATTTGCAAGATTGGCACTGGCTTCAGCGACGAAGCTCTCCAACAGCATGCAGATTACTTCAAGGATCATATTATCCCTACTCCCCGTTCCTACTATCGCTTTGATTCTTCCCATGAGCCCGATGAATGGTTCGATACGGTTCAGGTGTGGGAAGTGAAGTGTGCTGATCTCTCCCTGAGTCCAGTACATAAAGCAGCTCTCGGATTGGTGGATCCAAGCAAGggaatttcattgagatttcCCAGATACATACGCATTCGAGACGATAAAAAGGTCGAGGATGCAACGAGTGCGCAACAGGTTGTTGATATGTACTCAAATCAGGATCAAATTAAGAACCAAAAGGCTTCTCGTGTTGGTGGAGaggatgaattttattga
- the LOC129789288 gene encoding brefeldin A-inhibited guanine nucleotide-exchange protein 1 yields the protein MQSNTNKTKEMFIVRALEKILADKDIKRSHHSQSQLKRACDVALEEIKQELKESGQVENLETAPSAALPLPKNDSANTINAEKYFLPFELACQSKTPRIVVTALDCLQKLIAYGHLTGNIPDSSNPGKFLIDRIVTTICNCFMGPQTDEGVQLQIIKALLTVVTSQYVEVHEGTVLQAVRTCYDIYLSSKNLINQTTARATLTQMLNVIFTRMEHQADQPSTTEFVTNPGTQETGSASDMKAIDEELSVEDIARSVLDEIIANAVSMAETTLNGSNESTEGGTIVRIPSQESVETHSENDAIVTAKFTHILQKDAFLVFRALCKLSMKPLPDGTPDPKSHELRSKVLSLHLLLSILQNAGPVFRSNEMFIMAIKQYLCVALSKNGVSSVPEVFELSLSIFVALLSNFKIHLKKQIEVFFKEIFLNILETTSSSFDHKWMVIQALTRICADAQSVVDIYVNYDCDFSAANLFERLVNDLSKIAQGRQALELGATPNQEKSMRIRGLECLVSILKCMVEWSKDLYVNPNLQTTLGEPAKPTLTATEEPTGSLKSHGGSNLSLNSTGSTNTNGGGNREVLDLPEELEERKQRKEIMEMGIDMFNRKPKKGVAFLQERGLVGDSIEAIAKWLHEDDRLDKTVIGDYLGENDDHCKKVMCAYIDAMDFDELDIVAALRHFLEGFRLPGEAQKIDRLMEKFASRYCDCNPNNTLFASADTVYVLAFSVIMLTTDLHSPQVKNKMTKEQYIKLNRGISDSKDLPEEYLSQIYDEIAGHEIKMKNTNVSKPGGNRQIIINEKKRKLLWNMEMETISTTAKNLMESVSHFKSPFTSAKHLEHVRPMFKMAWTPFLAAFSVGLQDCDDTEIASLCLDGIRCAIRIACIFHMTLERDAYVQALARFTLLTANSPITEMKAKNIDTIKTLIMVAHTDGNYLGSSWLDIVKCISQLELAQLIGTGVRPQYLSGPTTHRDALDPSVKEHIGETSSQSVVVAVDRIFTGSIRLDGDAIVDFVRALCQVSMDELHGQQPRMFSLQKIVEISYYNMGRIRLQWSRIWQVLGDHFNAVGCNTNEEIAFFALDSLRQLSMKFIEKGEFTNFRFQKDFLRPFEHIMKKNHSPAIRDMVVRCLAQMVNSQAHNIKSGWKNIFSVFHLAAGDHDEGIVELAFQTTGKIITDLYQRQFHIMIDSFQDAVKCLSEFACNARFPDTSMEAIRLVRTCALCVHSAPHLFAEHAGMENDVAVSEEDRVWVRGWFPMLFSLSCVVNRCKLDVRTRGLTVLFEIVKNHGDAFKANWWRDLFNILFRIFDNMKLPEQHTEKAEWMTTTCNHALYAIVDVFTQYFDILGPLLLHDLYTQLHWCVQQNNEQLARSGTNCLENLVISNGLKFTEDTWDSTCQCMLDIFKNTLPSELLTWKPDPNFVPPSAGNANQTNHNRHGSANALENGEVRHGILKRANSHHSVMYTGLPDEIGKVDHGYNSLFASLHIKCVVQLELIQTIDNIIFFPATSRKEDAETLALATADLTGGISSHTECQREEQGMYSYLTTPHLLKLTDCLLQSHRFAKQFNVNTEQKNILWKAGFKGSVRPNLLKQETQSLACILRIFFKLYNDESRRKDWTDIERRLIAVSQEALDYFLNLQSETHRETWTTILLLVLTRLLKMPDSRFAAHITHYYPLLCEIMCFDLKPELRSVLRRVFLRIGPVFNVTTP from the exons ATGCAAAGCAACACCAacaaaacaaaagaaatgtttatcGTCAGGGCTCTGGAGAAGATTCTTGCCGATAAAGATATCAAGAGGTCACACCATTCGCAGTCGCAGCTCAAGAGGGCCTGCGATGTGGCATTGG AGGAAATCAAGCAAGAGCTAAAGGAATCCGGCCAAGTGGAAAATTTGGAGACAGCCCCATCGGCTGCCCTTCCGCTCCCCAAAAATGACTCAGCAAACACGATAAATGCAGAAAAGTACTTTCTACCCTTTGAACTGGCGTGCCAGAGTAAGACCCCGAGAATTGTGGTCACTGCCCTGGATTGCCTGCAGAAGCTAATTGCATATGGGCATCTGACTGGAAACATTCCGGATTCCTCAAATCccggaaaattcctcattgaTCGTATTGTAACGACGATCTGCAACTGTTTCATGGGTCCCCAGACGGATGAAGGGGTTCAATTGCAAATCATCAAAGCCCTTCTCACTGTCGTCACCTCACAATATGTTGAAGTTCACGAGGGAACAGTTCTGCAGGCTGTGAGGACGTGCTACGATATCTATTTGTCCAgcaaaaatctcattaatcAAACAACTGCTCGTGCTACACTCACGCAAATGCTAAATGTGATCTTCACGCGAATGGAGCATCAAGCTGACCAACCATCG ACTACAGAATTCGTGACAAATCCTGGTACTCAGGAAACTGGGAGTGCTAGTGATATGAAAGCAATTGACGAAGAACTATCCGTGGAGGACATCGCAAGAAGTGTCTTGGATGAAATAATTGCTAATGCAGTATCCATGGCTGAGACAACACTAAATGGATCAAATGAGAGTACCGAAGGTGGTACAATTGTTAGAATACCGTCCCAGGAGAGTGTCGAGACGCACAGTGAGAACGATGCAATTGTGACAGCAAAATTTACCCATATTCTCCAGAAAGATGCATTCCTTGTGTTCCGGGCACTGTGTAAGCTGTCAATGAAACCCCTTCCGGATGGTACACCCGATCCCAAATCGCACGAATTGCGATCAAAAGTTCTCTCATTGCACCTCCTATTGTCGATTCTACAGAATGCAGGGCCAGTATTTCGATCAAATGAAATGTTCATTATGGCCATTAAGCAGTATTTATGTGTGGCACTCTCGAAGAATGGCGTGAGCTCCGTACCGGAAGTGTTTGAGCTGTCTCTGTCAATTTTCGTGGCACTCTTGTCCAATTTTAAGATTCATCtcaaaaaacaaattgaagttttcttcAAGGAGATCTTCCTCAACATCCTGGAGACCACAAGTTCTTCCTTTGATCACAAGTGGATGGTAATTCAGGCGCTAACACGCATCTGTGCCGATGCTCAGAGTGTCGTAGACATTTATGTGAACTACGATTGTGACTTTTCGGCGGCGAATCTCTTTGAGAGGCTTGTGAATGATTTGTCAAAGATAGCCCAAGGTAGGCAGGCTCTTGAATTGGGCGCAACGCCAAATCAGGAGAAAAGTATGCGTATCCGTGGTCTGGAGTGCCTTGTTTCCATTCTCAAATGCATGGTTGAATGGAGTAAGGATTTGTATGTGAATCCGAATTTGCAAACAACTCTGGGGGAGCCAGCAAAGCCTACCTTGACCGCTACGGAGGAACCTACGGGATCACTCAAGTCACACGGGGGATCAAATTTAAGCCTCAATTCTACGGGGAGCACAAATacaaatggtggtggaaatcGTGAGGTGTTGGACTTGCCGGAAGAACTGGAGGAGCGGAAACAGAGAAAGGAAATTATGGAAATGGGTATTGATATGTTTAATCGGAAACCGAAGAAGGGTGTGGCTTTCTTGCAAGAACGTGGCCTAGTTGGGGATTCCATTGAGGCAATTGCAAAGTGGCTGCATGAGGATGATCGTCTCGATAAGACAGTGATTGGTGATTATTTGGGTGAGAATGATGATCACTGCAAGAAAGTGATGTGTGCCTACATCGATGCAATGGATTTCGATGAATTGGACATTGTAGCTGCACTGAGGCACTTTCTCGAGGGATTTCGTCTGCCGGGAGAGGCACAGAAGATTGATAGGTTAATGGAGAAATTTGCAAGTCGCTACTGTGACTGTAATCCGAACAATACACTTTTTGCCAGCGCCGATACTGTATACGTGCTTGCATTTAGCGTGATTATGCTCACGACGGACCTGCATTCGCCGCAAGTGAAGAATAAGATGACAAAGGAGCAATATATAAAACTAAATCGCGGTATTAGTGATTCAAAGGACCTTCCGGAGGAATATTTGTCGCAGATCTACGATGAGATTGCCGGTCATGAGATTAAGATGAAGAATACGAATGTCTCGAAGCCCGGTGGCAATCGACAGATcattataaatgaaaagaaacgcAAGCTCCTGTGGAACATGGAAATGGAAACAATTTCGACAACAGCGAAGAATCTTATGGAATCTGTGTCTCATTTCAAATCACCATTCACCTCAGCTAAACATCTAGAGCATGTGAGGCCAATGTTTAAGATGGCCTGGACCCCATTCCTTGCTGCCTTCTCCGTGGGTTTGCAGGATTGTGATGATACGGAAATTGCTAGTCTCTGCCTCGATGGTATTCGCTGTGCCATCCGCATTGCATGTATTTTTCACATGACCCTCGAGAGGGATGCCTACGTTCAGGCATTAGCACGTTTCACCCTACTTACCGCAAATTCTCCCATCACCGAAATGAAAGCAAAGAACATTGATACAATCAAAACACTCATTATGGTGGCGCACACAGATGGAAATTACTTAGGCAGCAGTTGGTTGGACATTGTCAAGTGTATTTCGCAATTGGAATTGGCGCAGCTCATTGGGACCGGAGTGAGGCCGCAATACCTTTCGGGTCCAACAACACACAGAGATGCTTTGGATCCCAGCGTGAAGGAGCACATTGGTGAGACGAGTTCACAGAGTGTTGTCGTGGCAGTTGATCGTATTTTTACTGGATCAATTCGGCTGGATGGTGATGCAATTGTGGACTTTGTACGGGCACTGTGTCAAGTGTCCATGGATGAATTGCATGGGCAGCAACCGAGAATGTTTTCACTgcagaaaattgtggaaatctCATACTACAATATGGGCAGAATTAGGCTCCAATGGTCACGTATATGGCAAGTTCTCGGTGATCACTTTAATGCTGTTGGGTGCAATACTAATGAAGAGATTGCCTTCTTTGCGCTCGACTCACTGCGACAGCTATCCATGAAATTCATAGAGAAAGGTGAATTTACCAATTTCCGCTTCCAGAAGGATTTCCTGAGACCCTTTGAGCATATTATGAAGAAGAATCATTCACCGGCAATCAGAGATATGGTAGTTCGGTGCCTAGCACAGATGGTCAATTCCCAAGCACACAACATTAAATCCGgatggaaaaatatattttccgtATTTCACCTGGCAGCGGGAGATCATGACGAGGGGATCGTTGAATTGGCATTCCAAACAACAGGAAAGATCATTACTGATTTGTATCAACGACAATTTCACATAATGATCGATTCATTCCAAGATGCTGTGAAATGCCTGTCGGAATTTGCGTGCAATGCTCGTTTCCCCGATACGAGCATGGAAGCAATACGATTGGTTCGTACATGTGCCCTATGCGTCCACAGTGCACCCCATTTATTTGCCGAACACGCTGGCATGGAGAATGATGTGGCTGTTTCGGAAGAGGATAGAGTGTGGGTACGGGGATGGTTTCCAATGCTCTTCTCCCTGTCGTGCGTTGTTAATCGGTGCAAATTGGACGTGCGGACGAGGGGATTGACGGTTCTCTTTGAGATTGTCAAGAATCACGGTGATGCCTTTAAGGCCAACTGGTGGCGAGATCTATTCAATATTCTCTTTCGCATATTTGACAATATGAAATTACCGGAGCAACATACAGAGAAGGCCGAATGGATGACCACCACGTGTAATCATGCTCTTTATGCAATTGTTGATGTCTTCACGCAGTACTTTGATATCTTGGGACCATTGCTGCTGCATGATCTGTATACGCAGTTACATTGGTGTGTTCAGCAAAATAATGAGCAATTGGCACGATCAGGAACAAATTGCTTGGAAAATCTCGTAATATCGAATGGCCTAAAATTCACTGAGGACACATGGGATAGCACATGTCAGTGTATGCtggatattttcaaaaatacccTCCCATCAGAGTTGCTAACATGGAAACCAGATCCGAACTTTGTTCCACCATCTGCTGGGAATGCCAACCAAACGAATCATAATAGGCATGGTAGTGCAAATGCCCTGGAAAATGGTGAGGTACGACATGGTATCCTGAAGAGGGCAAACTCCCATCATTCTGTCATGTATACTGGCTTACCGGATGAGATTGGGAAGGTGGATCATGGATACAATAGTCTTTTCGCTAGTCTTCATATAAAATGTGTAGTTCAGCTTGAGCTAATTCAGACCATAGACAATATAATCTTCTTTCCTGCCACTTCGCGGAAAGAAGATGCCGAAACATTGGCTCTTGCTACGGCAGATCTCACAGGAGGTATATCTAGTCACACCGAGTGTCAGCGTGAAGAGCAAGGAATGTATAGTTACCTCACAACACCGCATTTGCTCAAATTAACTGATTGCCTTCTACAGAGCCACAGATTTGCCAAGCAATTCAATGTAAATACCGAACAGAAGAATATCCTTTGGAAGGCAGGCTTCAAAGGATCCGTTCGGCCTAATCTCCTGAAGCAGGAGACTCAGTCACTGGCTTGCATCTTACGTATATTCTTCAAGTTGTATAACGACGAAAGTAGACGCAAGGATTGGACGGATATTGAAAGGAGATTAATTGCAGTCAGCCAGGAGGCGCTGGACTATTTTCTCAATCTTCAAAGTGAAACACACAGAGAGACGTGGACAACTATTCTTCTTCTCGTTCTCACGCGACTTCTCAAGATGCCCGACAGCAGA tttgcTGCTCATATAACGCATTACTATCCTCTACTTTGTGAGATAATGTGCTTTGACTTGAAACCTGAACTCAGAAGTGTCCTTAGGCGTGTTTTCCTGAGAATTGGACCTGTCTTCAATGTCACCACTCCTTGa